A portion of the Granulosicoccus antarcticus IMCC3135 genome contains these proteins:
- a CDS encoding TRAP transporter large permease subunit, translating to METLVGRSRTGMGTSMVVACGVFGAISGTASAAVASIGSIMIDPMEKHGYSRSYTSALLGISSLLGLLIPPSITMILYAVVTRQSVAACFLATIGPGILLMIILSLLNALHVRRNTRRKYFRRLSVRQPPPV from the coding sequence GTGGAGACTCTTGTAGGTCGTTCCCGGACAGGCATGGGGACTTCCATGGTCGTGGCTTGTGGCGTATTCGGTGCTATTTCCGGTACCGCATCGGCAGCTGTTGCCTCCATTGGTTCCATCATGATTGACCCGATGGAAAAGCACGGATACTCTCGCTCCTATACCAGTGCTTTGCTGGGTATATCGTCGCTATTGGGTCTACTGATTCCGCCTAGTATCACGATGATCCTGTATGCAGTCGTAACCCGACAATCTGTGGCAGCCTGCTTTCTGGCCACCATTGGTCCAGGCATCTTGCTGATGATTATTCTGTCACTTCTGAATGCGCTTCATGTCAGAAGAAATACGCGAAGAAAATATTTCAGGCGATTATCAGTGCGGCAACCACCACCGGTGTGA
- a CDS encoding dihydrodipicolinate synthase family protein, which translates to MTSRFSLDGIYTPLITPMHEDGSIDYESLTALIENLIACGVHGVVSGGSTGENYTMDVAERLEVARFTKQCLNERLPLIVGTGAMRTPDSIALARGAREMGAEAILLGTPPYSVPTEQENALNALAIDREADLPIVLYNYPGRMGVNMGEDFLDRVSRSRNIVGIKESSGDINRVHLLARDYPHIQMCCGMDDQALEFFAWGARSWICAGSNFLPEEHVLMYETCVLKNDYVTGRRIMSAMLPLMLVLEQGGKFIQCVKHGVELSGLDSGPMRPPLKSLNKDEKRELEQVVRILKSTIAAIRSEG; encoded by the coding sequence ATGACTTCCAGATTTTCGTTAGATGGTATCTATACGCCACTGATTACACCGATGCATGAGGATGGCTCGATTGATTACGAGTCGCTCACCGCTCTCATCGAGAACCTGATCGCCTGTGGTGTTCACGGGGTGGTATCAGGTGGCTCGACGGGCGAGAACTATACAATGGACGTTGCCGAACGTCTCGAGGTTGCACGCTTTACGAAGCAGTGCCTGAATGAACGTCTGCCCTTGATTGTCGGCACCGGTGCCATGCGCACACCTGACTCGATCGCTTTGGCACGTGGCGCCAGGGAGATGGGGGCAGAGGCAATTCTGTTAGGTACTCCACCTTATTCGGTGCCCACCGAACAAGAGAATGCATTGAATGCACTGGCAATAGACAGAGAGGCTGATCTTCCCATTGTGTTGTATAACTACCCTGGCCGCATGGGTGTGAACATGGGAGAAGACTTTCTGGACCGTGTGAGTCGTTCGCGTAACATTGTCGGTATCAAGGAGAGCTCGGGGGACATCAACCGAGTTCATTTGCTAGCCCGCGACTACCCGCACATTCAGATGTGCTGTGGAATGGACGATCAGGCCCTGGAATTCTTCGCTTGGGGCGCTCGCAGTTGGATCTGTGCAGGTTCGAATTTTCTGCCTGAAGAGCATGTGCTGATGTATGAGACTTGTGTACTGAAAAATGACTATGTTACTGGTCGTCGCATCATGTCCGCGATGTTGCCGCTAATGCTTGTGCTTGAGCAAGGCGGCAAGTTCATTCAGTGTGTAAAGCACGGAGTCGAGCTCTCCGGTCTTGACTCAGGCCCCATGCGCCCACCTCTGAAGTCATTGAACAAGGATGAGAAGCGTGAATTGGAACAGGTAGTGCGCATATTGAAATCCACCATTGCCGCCATTCGAAGTGAGGGATAG
- the dctP gene encoding TRAP transporter substrate-binding protein DctP produces MKHEKVIGLALAVSALCALPLTAQASDDKYKLVLTSEAGDRDSVLGKSMQAWAESIETESDGRMKVNVFYQGELGGQQELFDQLVKGNVHMMITWPQTSYDQRIGVNYLPYLVMDWEDAIESFGQDGWVRDLIEPVYQDMGLKYFGPFPEGFGGVATKGRYATGFEEAKGLKVRSQPIFPLPQTIEAMGFQAVPIDWAEVYTSIQTGVVDGDSSNVIYWDYEYFKDQLDYFVQSSHNFSSYSLLMNGETWEKMDDEDRGIIETSAQTIIDQQFAGAKKEDDKWIAAAQEAGMEYIVPTADEKAAWILWRLL; encoded by the coding sequence ATGAAACATGAAAAAGTGATAGGACTAGCGCTGGCGGTATCAGCCCTTTGTGCACTACCACTCACTGCGCAAGCGAGTGATGATAAATACAAACTTGTCCTCACCAGTGAGGCAGGGGATAGAGATTCGGTTCTCGGAAAGTCCATGCAAGCCTGGGCTGAGTCCATTGAGACAGAGTCAGATGGACGCATGAAGGTGAATGTTTTCTATCAGGGTGAACTAGGCGGGCAGCAGGAGTTGTTTGATCAACTGGTCAAGGGCAACGTTCATATGATGATCACATGGCCTCAGACCTCTTATGATCAGCGAATTGGTGTCAACTATCTTCCCTATCTGGTCATGGACTGGGAAGATGCCATTGAATCATTCGGTCAGGATGGTTGGGTCAGAGACTTGATCGAACCTGTTTATCAGGATATGGGCCTGAAGTATTTCGGTCCGTTTCCCGAAGGGTTTGGTGGTGTGGCCACCAAAGGTAGATATGCCACCGGCTTTGAAGAGGCCAAAGGTCTGAAAGTTCGTTCGCAACCCATATTTCCACTTCCTCAAACCATCGAGGCCATGGGGTTTCAGGCAGTACCGATAGATTGGGCTGAAGTCTACACATCCATACAAACAGGCGTGGTTGATGGTGATTCCAGCAATGTCATCTATTGGGACTATGAGTACTTCAAAGATCAGTTGGATTATTTCGTTCAGTCATCGCACAACTTCTCATCCTACTCACTGCTGATGAATGGCGAGACTTGGGAAAAAATGGATGACGAAGATCGTGGAATAATCGAGACGAGTGCACAGACCATCATCGATCAGCAGTTTGCTGGTGCAAAGAAGGAGGATGACAAATGGATCGCTGCCGCTCAGGAAGCTGGCATGGAGTACATCGTGCCCACCGCCGATGAGAAAGCTGCCTGGATTTTGTGGAGACTCTTGTAG
- a CDS encoding aldehyde dehydrogenase, which produces MSELLTQDEYKCIANALNFPQNAFIDGGFRPALSGEVFKSINPATGESLTDVAACNSDDVDVAVAKAREAFEDGRWSRRSPSERKSVLIKLCKLLTRESHELAVMESVDSGKTVFDCETVDIPETIHCLQWHAELIDKIYDQVSPASDDHIALVVREPIGVVGLVLPWNFPLLMLAWKIGPALAAGCSVVVKPAAETSLTALRVAELAFEAGVPAGVFNVVTGSGEQVGEPLGRHPDVDMVSFTGSTITGRRFLGYAGESNLKEVVLEMGGKNPCIVMNDAENLDVVANHIVNGAFWNMGENCSAASRLIVHKDIKEALLERILAHAREWNIGDPLDPSVRVGALVSPAHFKKVCSYLDLAEPSAIRLGGKAIEGAFVEPTIIEVKDNQDKLAREEIFGPILTVITISSFDEAIRVANDTEYGLAASLFTSHIKRGIRGARELKAGTVTINSFGEGDISTPFGGYKSSGFGGRDNSIHAHDQYTQLKTIWIDLSDDDNEAVD; this is translated from the coding sequence ATGTCTGAACTATTGACACAAGATGAATACAAGTGCATTGCCAACGCTTTGAATTTTCCGCAAAACGCATTTATTGACGGCGGCTTTCGCCCTGCACTCTCAGGGGAGGTCTTCAAGTCAATCAACCCGGCCACGGGTGAGAGCCTGACGGACGTTGCAGCCTGCAACAGTGATGATGTGGATGTCGCTGTGGCAAAGGCCCGCGAAGCGTTCGAGGACGGTCGTTGGTCCAGACGTTCGCCGTCAGAGCGAAAATCGGTACTCATCAAGTTATGCAAGCTGTTGACTCGGGAAAGCCATGAATTAGCCGTGATGGAAAGTGTGGACAGTGGCAAGACTGTTTTCGATTGCGAGACGGTCGACATACCGGAGACCATTCATTGTTTGCAGTGGCATGCCGAGCTGATTGATAAAATCTATGATCAGGTGTCGCCAGCCTCTGATGATCATATTGCCCTGGTCGTTCGCGAACCCATCGGAGTGGTGGGGCTTGTGTTGCCATGGAATTTTCCGCTGCTTATGCTTGCATGGAAAATCGGACCGGCACTGGCGGCTGGCTGTTCAGTGGTCGTGAAGCCGGCAGCAGAGACGTCGCTAACGGCGCTACGGGTCGCAGAACTGGCCTTTGAGGCGGGAGTGCCAGCCGGTGTCTTTAATGTAGTCACAGGTAGCGGAGAACAAGTTGGAGAGCCCTTGGGCAGGCATCCGGACGTTGATATGGTGTCGTTTACCGGTTCGACTATTACCGGGCGTCGTTTTTTGGGCTATGCCGGCGAGAGCAATCTCAAGGAAGTGGTTCTCGAAATGGGTGGCAAGAATCCTTGCATCGTCATGAATGATGCCGAGAATCTGGATGTCGTGGCTAATCATATCGTCAATGGCGCTTTCTGGAACATGGGGGAGAACTGTTCGGCGGCGTCGCGATTGATCGTGCACAAAGATATAAAAGAGGCTCTATTGGAGAGAATTCTGGCACACGCTCGCGAGTGGAATATCGGTGATCCACTGGACCCTTCCGTGCGCGTGGGAGCGCTGGTATCACCGGCGCACTTCAAGAAAGTCTGCAGCTATCTGGACCTGGCGGAGCCAAGCGCCATTCGTCTGGGTGGTAAGGCGATTGAGGGTGCCTTTGTCGAGCCAACGATTATAGAAGTGAAGGATAACCAGGACAAGCTGGCTCGTGAGGAGATATTTGGACCTATTCTGACGGTCATCACGATTTCCAGTTTTGATGAGGCCATTCGGGTTGCCAACGATACTGAGTATGGTCTGGCGGCCTCACTATTTACCTCTCATATAAAGCGAGGGATTCGAGGAGCCCGAGAACTGAAAGCCGGTACGGTCACAATAAACAGCTTCGGGGAAGGCGATATCAGCACACCGTTTGGCGGTTACAAAAGTTCGGGGTTCGGCGGCCGGGATAACTCCATTCATGCGCATGATCAGTACACGCAGTTGAAAACCATCTGGATCGATTTATCAGACGATGATAATGAGGCTGTCGACTAG
- a CDS encoding TRAP transporter large permease subunit, whose protein sequence is MVILVFSFVASRIFTLERVPQQLTDVLLGTFDSPILILLMVNIFLILLGMIMDDVSVIAIISPLMVPVMAEIGVDAVHFAAIIGTSVVIGANSPPMAPILFMSCRVGGVTISNVIKPAFYFMAFAAFPVMLVTTYWSPLALFLPRAFGFIE, encoded by the coding sequence ATGGTCATTCTCGTGTTCTCATTTGTGGCAAGCCGGATCTTTACACTCGAACGGGTACCGCAACAACTCACCGATGTCTTGCTGGGTACGTTCGACAGTCCAATCCTGATACTGTTGATGGTTAACATTTTTCTGATCCTGTTAGGAATGATCATGGATGATGTCAGTGTCATTGCCATCATCAGTCCTCTGATGGTGCCTGTCATGGCAGAGATTGGAGTTGATGCGGTACATTTTGCTGCGATTATAGGGACCAGTGTCGTTATTGGTGCGAACAGTCCTCCCATGGCGCCCATCCTGTTCATGTCGTGTCGGGTCGGCGGTGTGACCATATCCAATGTCATCAAGCCTGCGTTCTATTTCATGGCTTTCGCTGCATTCCCCGTCATGCTGGTAACAACTTACTGGTCACCACTTGCGCTTTTCCTGCCTCGTGCGTTTGGATTCATCGAATGA
- a CDS encoding NAD(P)/FAD-dependent oxidoreductase, which translates to MSTVYKASRLPTHVGPAAWNAIITARKPTPVLSSDVHSDVVIVGAGFAGLSAARRLIQLNPDMKVTILEAGQIAEAASGRNSGFMIDLPHELASSDYAGSEKNKDLTLTGLNRKAIEFAAQAVEEYGIDPAYFDRAGKVNAAASEQSHQQNKSYAHHLEQMNEPYEMLDQVAMQEMTGSAYYQSGLYTPGTVMLQPAGYVRGLATGLMDKVRICENSPVIKFERQASDWCVSTPQGKVTANKVILANNGHLESFGLMRGRLMHVFLFACMTEEINPSLQRALGGHSRWGLTPSDPMGTTVRRIDSSQGGHRIITRTCADFCPQMETSEKMKDRALRVMRRKFDDRFPALSSVKMEFTWAGHLCLSRNSVSVAHELDEGVFAACCQNGLGTTRGVLTGIAAAESVCGVSSEISRYFAAEPEPERFLVPAPVATLGANAYLRWKEWQARRD; encoded by the coding sequence ATGAGCACAGTCTATAAGGCTAGTCGTCTACCCACGCATGTGGGGCCGGCGGCCTGGAACGCGATAATTACCGCACGTAAACCAACACCTGTGTTGAGCTCGGATGTGCATAGCGATGTGGTAATCGTAGGCGCAGGTTTCGCGGGTTTGTCAGCGGCAAGAAGGTTGATTCAGTTAAATCCGGACATGAAAGTCACTATCCTGGAGGCCGGGCAGATAGCGGAGGCCGCTTCAGGTAGAAACTCGGGCTTCATGATTGATTTGCCTCACGAACTGGCATCAAGCGACTACGCGGGCAGCGAAAAAAACAAGGATCTGACGTTAACGGGTCTGAACCGGAAAGCCATCGAATTTGCCGCACAGGCCGTGGAGGAATACGGTATTGATCCTGCCTATTTCGATCGTGCGGGTAAGGTGAATGCCGCAGCATCCGAACAAAGCCATCAGCAGAATAAAAGCTATGCACATCATCTTGAGCAGATGAACGAGCCGTACGAGATGCTTGATCAGGTTGCCATGCAAGAGATGACTGGAAGTGCCTACTACCAGTCCGGACTTTACACACCGGGCACGGTCATGCTGCAACCTGCAGGCTATGTTCGTGGACTAGCGACTGGCTTGATGGACAAAGTCCGTATTTGTGAAAACTCGCCGGTGATAAAATTCGAACGCCAGGCATCGGATTGGTGTGTGAGCACCCCGCAAGGCAAGGTTACGGCCAACAAGGTCATCCTTGCCAACAACGGTCATCTGGAGAGTTTCGGCCTTATGCGAGGTCGCTTGATGCATGTGTTTCTATTTGCATGTATGACCGAAGAGATAAATCCCTCTTTGCAACGCGCTTTGGGCGGACATTCTCGCTGGGGCCTGACGCCGTCAGATCCGATGGGAACGACTGTGCGTAGAATTGACAGTTCTCAGGGTGGGCACCGAATTATCACCCGGACTTGCGCCGACTTCTGCCCGCAAATGGAGACGTCAGAGAAAATGAAGGACCGAGCACTCAGGGTCATGCGTAGAAAGTTCGATGATAGATTCCCCGCACTGTCATCAGTGAAAATGGAGTTCACATGGGCGGGGCACTTATGCCTGTCACGCAATAGCGTGTCGGTGGCCCATGAGCTGGATGAGGGCGTGTTCGCGGCTTGTTGTCAAAATGGCCTGGGAACCACACGTGGGGTCTTGACGGGGATTGCTGCGGCCGAATCGGTGTGTGGTGTCAGTAGTGAAATCTCCCGATATTTTGCCGCAGAACCAGAACCGGAACGATTCCTGGTGCCGGCCCCGGTGGCAACACTCGGAGCCAATGCCTATTTGCGGTGGAAGGAGTGGCAAGCTCGTCGAGATTGA